Genomic segment of Arachis hypogaea cultivar Tifrunner chromosome 11, arahy.Tifrunner.gnm2.J5K5, whole genome shotgun sequence:
ACGGACGAATAAGTTGATCACTTGaccaatttaaatttgttttctagttaattattttaattacttttaatttaatttttttttgtcattaagaTATTGCATGACACTTTAATTTCTTACTATTTAGATTCTCATTAATTGCAATTAAATCCGTAAATCTTTTATAACCAATGATTATGTATTATATTGGGATTCCAAAAGAGGTTGACCGAGAAATAAaacttttagttattattttaaattgtgaTATCATTTAAGCTAAACTTTAATAGTATTAAATTCTAGAACTATCTACATTGAACTTAAActttttaatcttaaaaatttaTAAACTTTAGCCTCATCAACCATCAAGTGACAGTAGTAAAGAATAACCAAGAACCAAAAAGAATATCAAAAGTATATCATAACACACATGGATCCATGTATATTTTGACTtttgttttagttatattataatcATATAGTTCAAGATCCTCCActcaataattagaaataatttttgaattgaTTATAGAATGCAAAACTAATACTTAATTCCAAACGACTAACTAGgaccaatttttttatattaaaaaaaagaaaagaaaaagaagtagcaGCTAGCTTCACAAGAAATGCTAGCTATCATATGTGCAccaatttttaactaaaattttgtaaaataagGGCGTACAAATTGTTCcacttattcatttttttaaaacttttatttcaTTATTCATGCAATTGTACAAATGCTTCTCATGCCTACATATAACACCTACCAATACTGAAATACCattatttaactttattttaGTACAAGGTTGTTATTTATCTCTAAAAAGACTAATATCACCAAATGGAACAATGTTTCAACATCACAACCAGCTTAATTAATTCATTAATTGTGggttttatttcataatttcatTGATAAACTGGCCTATGTTATTGTCAGCACTACCCCCTTCTTGTGATGCCTTTCTTGCCAACATTTTCATCTCTGATGCGTTATTCTTTATCTTTCTAGCATTGGGCCCATCCGTGACTTCCCAAATGCACCTTTCAAACTCTTGAGCACTAACAACACAATCTTCCCCACACTTGATTCTAACCCCATTTCCAAATACATTAGTTATAAGCATAGCATTTGTAGGATGGTCAGAAAAATATGGAAGACAAACAACTGGCACCCCAGCAACGATAGTCTCCATAATGGAGCTAAACCCACCATGACTCACAAAGCATGCCACAGAAGGATGCCTCAAAACCCTCTCTTGATTGCACCATTTCACCACCAAACCCATTCCTTTTGTGTCTTGTAGAAACTCAGGTGGTAATTCTTCAACACAATCTTTCTTGGATGGGTTAAGCACCCACAAGAATGGTTTGTTGATGTTCTTCAAAGCCATAGCTAAGTTATGTATTTCTTTCTTGGACAACACAACCAAGCTTCCAAATGACACATATATAACAGAGGTAGATGGCTTATTATCTAGCCATTCTATGCAGGAATCTTCAGCATACCACATATGCACGTTACCATTATCATCATTAGTTTCCTTTTTTCCCAACAAAAATGGTGAAACAAGTGGCCCGATCGTGTAAAAAGGGGTTAGCGAAGCTATGGACTTCACTACCTCTTCCTCGATCTCATAAATAGAGATCCCTATGACCCATTTCACCTTGTCAAATGATTTGAATAAATCTATCAAAACTTTTCTCAATATTTCAGGGGTATTAGGAAGCATAAAGGAATGAACATCTCTGACCTCAAAACTTGTTGGCAATCCTGGTATGTGCACATTCTCATTAAGGTCCTCCACCGGGAACACATTAATGCCCTTGAAGTAGCGATAACAAATGGAAAACACGGAAGAAGATCCAATCCAAAGTAGCGCACAAGGAATTCCATGCTCAACACCAATATTTGTAGCCCAGTGGAAGACTCCACTGATAATCATACAAGAATATTCTCGAGTTTTAGTGAGAGTAGAGATGAGACTAGATAGATTCTTGGAGCCTTTTGTTTCAAGAGAATTGATTACTTCCTCTCGATCGATACGATCATTATCAAGGCTAAGGCCATCAGAGAAAAACTCAAAGCTGATGTTTGAGCTTTGTGAATTTGGGATTCTTAGGATGTTGTCACGTGCTTCTTCTGTGGTGACAATGGTAACATGATGAACGCCCTTTGAAATAAGGCGCTTGGCAACTTTCAAAACAACCATGATATGGCTTGGTAAGGCTAATGAAAGCACAATAACATTCATTCCCATGTCTTATGTTGGAAATTTCTCTTTGTAACTTGAAGGTGTTATTATCTAGCGATTATGTTCTTGGAGATGGTGTTTGGGCAATGGAGTAATATATAAACAAGAAAATGGTCATTTGAAAATTTGTTCCACAATTGGATATTACTGACATTACACCTATCGTCATCAAACCATACCATTTATGTTAACGTAAAGAATATTCTTCAGTTCACAATATTTAGCATAAtagataaagtttttaaaatcaatATAAGCGCTACTTTTAAGATTTGTGGATACTACCATCAAGATTTTATAATCgttttcatatgaaaatatttcttttattattagatCATAAATTGTATGGTTTAATTTTGATGTGTtacaaaagtattttttttttaaagtgtggctaaacaaacaaaatacacttttaacataaaaatcttcataaaaaattatttttagcatCTTCATTTGAATAAATGCCTATATTTATACTTATATGGTAAAGGATCTATATTATGCAATTATTCCTTGACATCATTAAATAGGAATGTTTTCCTTTATTGTGAGATATGAATGTgcctcaaattaaataaaaaatcggaGGAGATATGCATGGATCTAAAACAAGAAGTCCATTAATAATGTAATTATTCGTTGCTATCTCCTCATTGTTTAATACGGTAATTTTGTTTAATTCAATAATAaacatttataatatatatttttattaaataatggcACTTTAGTGaatagttaataaaaaccacATCAATAATAAAAGTCAGTCatactactaaaaaaattatttttagtgggcatttattttatttttaacagcaAAAAAATAGCCACTAATATATTTACCGGCAATTAGGTATTAACCGTCTTATATTTTGTAGCTAAAAAATTTTAGCGGCAATTATATCTTTGCCAGTAAAAACTTTTTTAATGGCCctaaaagttataatttttttttgctgtCGATAAAGACCTTTTTAATGGTCGTTAAAAGTTATAACTTTTTATGGTCATTTTCTCGATAATTTATATAACCATTGAAAATAATTCGAATATTAtaatgttattcacttttagttgTCATTGTTATTGCCGCTaaatttttaagtcattttttaattatattatatttatttttattagagctaacaatttatttttttttttaaatctcaaattattatttaagacaattattattatttgtgcaTAAAATAAATATGCTAAAATTAATTAGTAcaaaatgaaatattttattaaacataataTCACTTTATGCATATCTAATTTAAGAAGTAGATTTTAAAATGTAGAAAATTGAAATAGTAATATTCAAGAAAATGTCATGTGATTGTAAAGCTACAATAAGATGTGattgtatataatatttaagtTCTAAGCACTAGTATTTACAATGTTACTAAAACCTATCATACTTTTAGAGAAGAATGAATGTTTGGGACAGTGAATCTTGAGTTTGGAGAGATCAATGTGATGAATGTCTATGGTTTCGAAGATGTTCATGTGCTCAGGGAAATTAAACCTTGTTATTCTAATTTTAAAGTTTGCAAATCTTTGTCCACGACGAATCTAAATTAACCGATTTCCGATGTCTCGATTCTTCGGTTTCTCTTTATATAATTAACTAACCGTCACTGTTTTGATCGATTGATTAATCAAAGAGGTTAAGCTTAAAATTCTGATtcaattttttaatgaaaaaatataattttcgaaaattgtcctaatatgaattatatgtcacgtatttaAAAATAGAGTAATAAAAAATCATGTATTGTGTCACACACTTAGAAAATTCACTACATTTAATTGATTCAGAAAGttatgtgaaagagttttcaagcacgatttgaaaaacaattcttTTGAATCAGTTAACAAACCCAAAATGGGATTAGCACACCTGTCGatattactaatattttattgatgaagaacgaaataCTCAATCATAAACAGATTAATGTAAagctttaaaataaaagaaaacttagATAAATAAACCATCAAAACATGAATAGAGCTGCTAACCCTTTGGTAAAGGTTTAGTTATTCATGCTTGGTGCAGAAACAAAGATGAAAGTGTTACGGAGGGGTCCTCTTTTGTGAATCCAATTCACTTATTTATACCtaggatttttaattcaaaattcaaacctaATCTTATCTTAATCAGAATGATTAAGATAATCCCTAATcaattcaaatcttaaaatttaaaacagaatcaaattcaaaactaattaattacaaaatcttcTCTAATATTCAATTTGAAATCATATCTTTGACACTGAGCCTTGGACGACGATTGCTGGAGAATGCACTGGGCTAGCCTTTTTTATCAGGGTGTGGAACGCTGGTTTCACTGCGTGGCACGTCCCCTTGAACTATGGGTCAGGGCGTGGCATGCCTTGCACAACGTGGCACGCCTCAATGCTGAGAATGGACTTGCGTGTATGTACAAGGCGTGTGCGTACGCAAGTTGGGCTTGGCTCCTTATGCGTGGCACGCCTCTCCTTGAATGTGGCACACCTTTGCTTGTGATTGTTATAGGGTGTGGCATGCTccactaatgaaaatagacttgtgcgtatgcacaccctgAGATTGTTCCTTAGAGCATGGCTCACCTTACATAGCATGGCACGCTTTCTTGCGCTTGGCAAGTCTTCAATTTTGGGTGATCATAGGGCGTGACACACCctgcatggcgtggcacgccctgcatggcgtggcacgccttCTTCAAATTATTgggcttgtgcatacgcacaaggcaTGTGCGTACACATGCAACAAAAATCACTCCTTGATTGGTGTGTGCGTTCCtctgtgtgcgtgcacacacctcCTGCTTCCTCACAAATTCTGCTTTGTTACTCCTTTGATTATTCTTTTTTTGTTGCTTGATTTACCTTTCTTTTGATCATAAATTCTTGAAAATGCTTAGCAAATACCTTAATAGCACAAGATGCTTAAACATGACAAGAttagaagataaaaatataattaaacttaagaaataatgaattaaagacagaaaaataacttaagatgcgaatgcatcacaacaccaaatttaaaactttgcttgtcccccaccaaacagaaaaggaagaatTGAAGTAATGAAGAAGAATTGAATCTCTTTAAAACTCATGCCCCTCGTGATAATGGGGTTTCATAACTTTGTGATCACAAACTAATTCTTTCCTTACTTCTTTTTTAATGAGTCTTGAAATCTTGAGAGTGAAGGATCTTTTAGAACTGAGGCTCGAATGGTATTATgagatcttttttcttttaagttttcATTGATCCTTGAATCGTTTATTTTTGCAGAGAGAGTTTTTCTTCCGGTTGACAACTTTAAGTGTTCCGTCTCAAGACAACTCTTGATAATGGGCTTTTGATCGATAATTCTGGGCCAGTCGGccaagttaccgggtgatgaagcaccccacgGATCTAGTCAACCAAGCCTTCCTTGACACGGTCATACCACAAGAATATAGTTGAAGACTTTAAATTTCCAGACGTTGTTGTCCAGAGCCTCTTTGGActtctaaatattttgtctcaaggaaACTCTTGATTGTGGATTTTCGATCGATAATCTCGAACTAGTTGGCTTAAGTTAccgggtgataaagcaccccttagATATAATTACCCGATCTCTATCCTTG
This window contains:
- the LOC112721277 gene encoding UDP-glycosyltransferase 84B2-like produces the protein MGMNVIVLSLALPSHIMVVLKVAKRLISKGVHHVTIVTTEEARDNILRIPNSQSSNISFEFFSDGLSLDNDRIDREEVINSLETKGSKNLSSLISTLTKTREYSCMIISGVFHWATNIGVEHGIPCALLWIGSSSVFSICYRYFKGINVFPVEDLNENVHIPGLPTSFEVRDVHSFMLPNTPEILRKVLIDLFKSFDKVKWVIGISIYEIEEEVVKSIASLTPFYTIGPLVSPFLLGKKETNDDNGNVHMWYAEDSCIEWLDNKPSTSVIYVSFGSLVVLSKKEIHNLAMALKNINKPFLWVLNPSKKDCVEELPPEFLQDTKGMGLVVKWCNQERVLRHPSVACFVSHGGFSSIMETIVAGVPVVCLPYFSDHPTNAMLITNVFGNGVRIKCGEDCVVSAQEFERCIWEVTDGPNARKIKNNASEMKMLARKASQEGGSADNNIGQFINEIMK